One genomic region from Cydia amplana chromosome Z, ilCydAmpl1.1, whole genome shotgun sequence encodes:
- the LOC134661727 gene encoding thioredoxin-like protein 1 gives MGLATVVENEGHFQHEMANAGTKLVVVDFTATWCPPCQRIAPFFEQLPAKFPRAVFLKVDVDRCAETAAAQGISAMPTFVFYRNRTKIDRLQGADPASLESKVRHYYGSEDAGDEDNAVAGHMDLGTFITKSECECLNEADEHPLAHALTSGGGYLASDCDEQLIINIAFNQLVKLHSVKIKGPADKGPKFVKLFINQPRTLDFDQASGNNSVQDLELTPNDVEGNPVPLKFVKFQSVQNIQLFIKDNQAGGDVTQIDHLAFYGTPVATTNMGEFKRVAGKKGEGH, from the exons ATGGGTTTAGCCACAGTAGTAGAGAATGAGGGTCATTTCCAACACGAAATGGCCAACGCCGGCACGAAGCTGGTTGTCGTGGACTTCACGGCGACTTG GTGTCCTCCATGCCAGAGGATCGCGCCTTTCTTTGAGCAACTGCCAGCGAAGTTCCCTAGGGCCGTGTTCCTAAAGGTGGACGTAGACCGCTGTGCGGAGACTGCGGCCGCGCAAGGCATCAGCGCTATGcctacttttgttttttacaGAAACAGA ACGAAGATTGATCGGCTTCAGGGGGCTGACCCGGCATCTTTGGAGAGCAAAGTGAGACACTACTATGGATCTGAAGATGCTGGTGATGAGGACAATGCCGTTGCCGGCCAT ATGGACCTCGGAACTTTCATCACCAAGAGTGAATGCGAGTGCCTCAACGAGGCTGACGAGCACCCTCTGGCGCATGCCCTGACCAGCGGCGGTGGCTACCTCGCCAGCGACTGCGATGAGCAGCTCATTATCAACATTGCGTTCAACCAG CTGGTGAAGCTGCACTCGGTGAAGATCAAGGGCCCCGCCGACAAGGGCCCCAAGTTCGTGAAGCTGTTCATCAACCAGCCGCGCACGCTGGACTTCGACCAGGCCTCCGGGAACAACTCCGTGCAGGACTTGGA GCTCACTCCAAACGACGTGGAAGGCAACCCGGTCCCCCTCAAGTTCGTAAAGTTCCAAAGCGTCCAGAACATCCAGCTGTTCATCAAGGACAACCAGGCGGGCGGTGACGTCACGCAGATCGACCACCTGGCGTTCTACGGCACGCCCGTCGCCACCACCAACATGGGCGAGTTCAAGCGCGTCGCTGGCAAGAAAGGCGAGGGGCATTAA